The following proteins are encoded in a genomic region of Magnolia sinica isolate HGM2019 chromosome 1, MsV1, whole genome shotgun sequence:
- the LOC131251654 gene encoding uncharacterized protein LOC131251654: MDLEAEPLGDASYKDARESLGDAAPEDAREAESFGAEPLGDAAPADADPEDVREVESFGAEPLGDAAPADADPEDARGRLSSSSSKKRGPTRGSELHERTSVKRVIGINEFGQPNIGDANQIAFNSSIGVLTCAHIPITYTDFRLVPPQYIQRVSDILACSYEFQDNQEAWSPYVRDHCKAAWRNFKNTLHAKYIKDKDPAVVKSYPTPIGVPIEDWMIFVDYCNTDKFKESSVRNASNRAKQVGPSTLGRRSMAATRHEMVHVLK, encoded by the exons AGTCGCTAGGGGATGCAGCCCCTGAAGATGCTAGAG AGGCAGAGTCATTCGGCGCAGAGCCGCTAGGGGATGCAGCCCCTGCAGATGCAGACCCTGAAGATGTTAGAG AGGTAGAGTCATTCGGCGCAGAGCCGCTAGGGGATGCAGCCCCTGCAGATGCAGACCCTGAAGATGCTAGAG GCAGGTTGTCATCTTCATCGTCTAAGAAGAGAGGTCCTACGCGAGGTTCAGAATTACATGAGAGGACTTCAGTGAAAAGGGTCATTGGGATTAATGAATTTGGGCAACCGAATATAGGGGATGCAAATCAGATcgcattcaattcaagcattggTGTTCTCACCTGTGCACACATTCCGATCACTTACACAGACTTTCGGTTGGTGCCTCCACAATACATTCAGAGGGTCAGTGATATCCTGGCATGTAGTTATGAATTTCAGGATAACCAAGAAGCGTGGTCACCATACGTTCGTGATCACTGTAAGGCTGCTTGGAGAAATTTCAAGAACACTTTGCATGCAAAGTATATTAAGGACAAGGATCCTGCAGTTGTGAAATCGTATCCTACCCCTATTGGTGTCCCTATTGAGGATTGGATGATCTTCGTGGATTATTGCAATACTGATAAATTCAAGGAATCAAGTGTAAGAAATGCATCCAATCGGGCCAAACAAGTTGGCCCTTCTACACTTGGTCGGCGTAGCATGGCTGCCACACGTCATGAGATggtacatgtcctaaaataa